A DNA window from Linepithema humile isolate Giens D197 chromosome 6, Lhum_UNIL_v1.0, whole genome shotgun sequence contains the following coding sequences:
- the LOC136996904 gene encoding uncharacterized protein: MAQGLPNKNPVITLSKALRMLVVLNVSHKEVEQRLKKLEDVVKTSYPQRASDLHQDCEIMKEFLPFTTIDAVREFDKVLRTNEIAVQFRQFILKTGGNNPKNSIHRNLKKIFSNECAMQCSWKGLRNNFRISNLKVINILKGEITSQFSLTETEFDNIASEWFRFAKQRKERSDKAKEKEME, translated from the exons ATGGCGCAGGGATTGCCGAATAAga acCCTGTCATCACCCTGTCTAAAGCCTTAAGGATGCTAGTCGTATTAAATGTTTCGCATAAAGAAGTGGAACaacgtttaaaaaaacttgaggATGTTGTAAAAACATCCTATCCACAAAGAGCTTCAGATCTACATCAAGATtgtgaaataatgaaagaattcTTACCTTTTACAACAATTGATGCTGTACGGGAATTTGACAAGGTATTGCGTACGAATGAGATAGCAGTGCAATtt AgacaatttatcttaaaaaccGGCGGAAATAACCCGAAGAACAGCATACATCGAAATCTGAAGAAAATCTTCAGTAATGAATGTGCAATGCAATGTTCTTGGAAAGGgttacgaaataattttcgtatttctaatttaaaggTGATAAATATTCTGAAAG GAGAAATAACATCGCAGTTTAGTCTTACAGAGActgaatttgataatatcgCCAGCGAATGGTTTCGCTTTGCCAAGCAGCGAAAGGAAAGAAGCGATAAGGCTAAGGAGAAGGAAATGGAGTAA